From the genome of Nodosilinea sp. FACHB-141, one region includes:
- a CDS encoding photosystem I reaction center subunit XI, giving the protein MTDLIQPAGDPQIGNLETPINSSAFSKAFIGNLPAYRKGLSPQRRGLEIGMAHGYFLYGPFALLGPLRDSEIPGLAGLLSAAGLVVILTACLSIYSGSGLNHSVTRATTPFTPPASLETDEGWSEFAGSFLIGGIGGATFAYLLAANLPILTTLVSGGHS; this is encoded by the coding sequence ATGACAGACCTCATTCAGCCCGCTGGGGATCCGCAAATCGGCAACCTAGAAACGCCGATTAATTCCTCTGCGTTTTCAAAGGCTTTTATTGGCAATCTACCCGCTTACCGCAAAGGGCTTTCCCCCCAGCGGCGCGGTTTAGAAATTGGTATGGCCCACGGCTATTTCCTCTACGGCCCCTTTGCTCTACTTGGCCCCCTGCGCGATTCTGAAATTCCTGGCCTAGCTGGGTTGCTGAGCGCGGCGGGACTAGTGGTGATTTTGACCGCTTGCCTGTCGATTTACTCGGGTTCTGGCCTTAACCACTCCGTTACTAGAGCCACCACCCCGTTCACCCCTCCCGCTAGCCTCGAAACCGATGAAGGCTGGAGCGAGTTTGCCGGTAGCTTTTTAATCGGCGGCATTGGTGGGGCTACCTTCGCCTACCTGCTAGCGGCTAACTTGCCTATTCTGACCACCCTAGTCAGCGGCGGCCACAGCTAA
- a CDS encoding methionine gamma-lyase family protein: MMPSDSTLLPIFYGIDAQVKQNLARVLEAFRQHRVGSHHFNSVSGYGHDDLGRDTLDRVFADIVQAEAALVRSQFVSGTHAIACALYGVLRPGDEMLAVAGTPYDTLEEVIGLRSKGQGSLAEFGVSYRELPLTADHTLDWDALATAVGPKTRLVHIQRSCGYSWRSSLTIAEIEKIVATVKDQNSTVVCFVDNCYGEFLEDREPTAVGADLMAGSLIKNPGGTIAPTGGYIAGRADLVAAAACRLTAPGIGASGGSSLNLNRLLYQGLFLAPQMVGEAMKGNYLLAATFAALGYPVNPDPSASQRDVIQAIRLGSPEKLIAFCKAVQQRSPIDAYVEPVPGAMPGYESELVMAGGTFIDGSTSELSADGPLREPYIVYCQGGTHWTHVALAVEAAVEAIGPL; the protein is encoded by the coding sequence ATGATGCCCTCTGACTCGACCCTTCTTCCAATATTTTATGGAATTGACGCTCAGGTCAAGCAAAATCTAGCGCGAGTATTAGAGGCATTTCGACAGCATCGGGTGGGAAGTCACCACTTTAACAGCGTGTCGGGCTACGGACACGACGATCTGGGACGTGACACCCTCGATCGCGTCTTTGCCGACATAGTGCAGGCGGAGGCCGCCCTGGTGCGATCGCAGTTTGTCTCAGGCACCCACGCGATCGCCTGCGCCCTGTACGGCGTGCTGCGCCCTGGGGATGAAATGCTAGCCGTAGCAGGCACTCCCTACGACACCCTTGAAGAGGTAATTGGCTTACGGAGCAAAGGCCAGGGATCCTTGGCCGAGTTTGGAGTGTCCTATCGAGAGTTACCATTGACCGCTGACCACACCCTCGACTGGGATGCCCTAGCAACAGCAGTGGGGCCAAAAACCCGACTGGTGCACATCCAGCGATCGTGCGGCTACAGCTGGCGGTCATCCCTCACCATAGCCGAAATCGAAAAGATCGTGGCTACGGTAAAAGACCAGAATTCCACCGTTGTCTGTTTTGTCGATAACTGCTACGGCGAATTTTTAGAAGACCGTGAGCCTACTGCCGTTGGCGCCGATCTTATGGCCGGATCGCTGATCAAAAACCCCGGTGGTACCATTGCCCCCACCGGTGGCTACATCGCGGGTCGGGCCGACCTAGTTGCGGCGGCCGCCTGCCGTCTTACCGCCCCTGGCATTGGGGCCAGCGGTGGTTCTAGCCTCAACCTCAACCGCCTGCTTTATCAGGGACTATTCTTAGCTCCCCAAATGGTTGGTGAAGCCATGAAGGGCAATTATCTTCTAGCGGCCACCTTTGCTGCCCTAGGGTACCCCGTCAATCCAGACCCCAGTGCATCCCAGCGCGACGTGATCCAGGCCATTCGCCTGGGGTCGCCCGAGAAACTAATCGCCTTTTGTAAGGCTGTACAACAGCGTTCACCTATCGACGCCTACGTAGAACCCGTACCTGGTGCCATGCCTGGCTACGAGAGCGAGCTGGTGATGGCTGGGGGCACCTTTATCGACGGCAGCACCTCAGAACTGTCGGCTGATGGTCCCTTGAGGGAGCCCTACATCGTCTACTGCCAGGGTGGCACCCACTGGACACACGTGGCTCTAGCGGTGGAGGCAGCAGTAGAGGCGATCGGACCGTTGTAG
- a CDS encoding fatty acid desaturase: protein MTAVTTERLSRDWVTLGFMIFVHSMAALAFLPANFSWAAIGVALLLHWFTGCLGITLGWHRLVSHRSFTVPKWLEYFFVFCGTLACQHGPIMWVGLHRHHHAYSDQSLDHHDSNKGFWWSHMGWMLRDVPARHEVDRFIRDIKDDRFYLFCEKYFLLLQVGLGVVLYALGGWPFVLWGIFVRLVAVYHCTWLVNSATHKFGYRSHETEDKSTNCWWVAVLTYGEGWHNNHHAYQYSARHGLKWWEVDMTWMTIRLLETVGLAKKVKLAGSTES from the coding sequence ATGACTGCTGTAACTACCGAGCGTTTGTCCCGCGATTGGGTCACCCTTGGCTTCATGATTTTTGTCCACAGCATGGCGGCCCTGGCGTTTCTGCCCGCTAACTTTTCCTGGGCGGCGATCGGGGTAGCACTGCTGCTCCACTGGTTCACCGGCTGCCTGGGTATTACCCTGGGTTGGCACCGACTGGTGTCTCACCGTAGCTTTACGGTGCCCAAGTGGCTAGAGTACTTTTTCGTTTTTTGCGGTACCCTGGCTTGCCAGCACGGCCCAATTATGTGGGTCGGCCTACACCGCCACCACCATGCTTACTCTGACCAGAGCCTCGACCACCACGACTCTAACAAGGGTTTTTGGTGGAGCCACATGGGCTGGATGCTGCGCGACGTGCCGGCCCGCCACGAGGTTGACCGTTTCATCCGCGATATCAAAGACGATCGCTTCTACCTGTTCTGCGAAAAGTATTTCCTGCTGCTTCAAGTTGGCCTCGGCGTAGTGCTCTACGCCCTGGGCGGCTGGCCCTTTGTGCTGTGGGGCATCTTTGTGCGGCTGGTGGCGGTTTACCACTGCACCTGGTTGGTGAACAGCGCCACCCACAAGTTTGGCTACCGCAGCCATGAAACCGAAGACAAATCGACCAACTGCTGGTGGGTAGCCGTGCTCACTTACGGTGAAGGCTGGCACAACAACCACCATGCCTATCAGTACTCGGCCCGCCACGGCCTGAAATGGTGGGAAGTTGACATGACCTGGATGACTATTCGCCTGCTCGAAACAGTCGGTCTGGCCAAGAAAGTCAAGCTAGCTGGCTCTACTGAAAGCTAG
- a CDS encoding CU044_2847 family protein, with protein MTTIQPIVLEDDDGTSYTIYVETDVVETNSRTATPPAVPPSPPPSPRSYDPNATRETYSWPPSEPTRGLSAPINAQLQTVHQTIRAYTVYALGAFKNLAGAEVEDLKLSFGIKINADTGIPMLAKGSIDGDFKIEVTCKFPKN; from the coding sequence ATGACGACGATTCAACCGATTGTGCTTGAAGATGATGACGGAACCAGCTACACCATCTACGTAGAAACCGATGTTGTAGAAACCAACAGCAGGACTGCAACTCCCCCTGCCGTTCCACCTTCTCCGCCACCTTCACCCCGCTCCTACGACCCCAACGCAACTCGTGAGACCTATAGTTGGCCACCCAGCGAACCAACCCGGGGTCTGTCGGCGCCTATTAATGCCCAGCTTCAAACGGTTCACCAAACCATTCGCGCTTACACGGTGTACGCCTTGGGGGCATTCAAAAACCTAGCCGGGGCTGAGGTCGAAGACCTCAAACTCAGCTTTGGCATCAAAATCAACGCCGATACCGGCATTCCCATGCTGGCCAAGGGTTCCATTGACGGTGACTTCAAAATCGAGGTCACCTGTAAGTTTCCTAAAAACTAA
- the gyrB gene encoding DNA topoisomerase (ATP-hydrolyzing) subunit B, with translation MTTDYGADQIQVLEGLEPVRKRPGMYIGSTGPRGLHHLVYEVVDNSVDEALAGHCDRIDISLNADGSVSVTDNGRGIPTDIHPRTGKSALETVMTVLHAGGKFGGGGYKVSGGLHGVGISVVNALSAWVEVTVWRQGKEHKQRFERGVPIGELSAEKIAEKRQGTSVTFLPDTEIFHNGTEFDYDTLCGRLRELAYLNAGIQVIFTDYRLDVIKSDQPKVSTYHYAGGIIEYVKYINNDKQPIHDEIIHISSERDGVQVEAALQWCIDAYSDNLLGFANNIRTIDGGTHLEGLKAVLTRTLNNFSRKRNKRKDADSNLAGENIREGLTAIISVKVPDPEFEGQTKTKLGNTEVRGIVDSLVGEALTEYLDFHPNVADAILEKAIQAFNAAEAARRARELVRRKSVLESSTLPGKLADCSSRDPSESEIFIVEGDSAGGSAKQGRDRRFQAILPLRGKILNIEKTEDSKIYKNTEIQALITALGMGIRGEEFDSSQLRYHRICLMTDADVDGAHIRTLLLTFFYRYQRDLVDQGYIYIACPPLYKVERGRNHWYCYNERELQNLITNEFPANANYTVQRFKGLGEMMPQQLWETTMDPTTRTMKRVEIEDAAEADRIFTILMGDRVAPRREFIETYGSRMKLEDLDI, from the coding sequence ATGACAACTGACTACGGTGCCGATCAGATTCAGGTTCTAGAGGGGCTTGAGCCTGTTCGCAAACGTCCAGGCATGTACATCGGCAGCACTGGCCCCCGTGGACTCCACCACCTAGTGTACGAGGTTGTTGATAACTCCGTAGACGAAGCGCTGGCGGGCCACTGCGATCGCATCGATATTTCCCTCAATGCCGACGGCTCGGTCTCCGTCACCGACAATGGGCGCGGCATTCCTACCGACATTCACCCCCGCACCGGCAAGTCAGCCCTCGAAACGGTGATGACTGTGCTTCACGCCGGGGGCAAGTTTGGCGGTGGCGGCTACAAGGTGTCTGGAGGCCTTCACGGCGTGGGCATCTCGGTGGTCAACGCCCTGTCAGCGTGGGTTGAAGTTACCGTCTGGCGCCAAGGGAAGGAGCACAAGCAGCGATTTGAGCGCGGTGTGCCTATCGGTGAGCTGTCGGCAGAGAAAATTGCCGAAAAGCGCCAGGGCACCTCGGTCACCTTCTTGCCCGACACCGAGATTTTTCACAACGGCACTGAGTTTGACTACGACACCCTGTGCGGCCGCCTGCGTGAGCTGGCCTACCTGAATGCAGGCATTCAGGTGATTTTCACCGACTACCGCCTAGACGTGATTAAGTCGGACCAGCCCAAGGTTTCGACCTACCACTACGCGGGCGGCATCATTGAGTACGTCAAGTACATCAACAACGACAAGCAGCCCATCCACGATGAGATCATTCACATCTCCTCCGAGCGCGATGGGGTGCAGGTAGAGGCCGCGCTGCAGTGGTGTATCGACGCCTATTCTGACAACCTGCTGGGCTTTGCCAACAACATTCGCACCATCGACGGCGGTACCCACCTGGAGGGACTGAAGGCGGTGCTGACCCGCACTCTCAACAACTTCAGCCGCAAGCGCAACAAGCGCAAAGATGCTGACTCGAACCTGGCAGGGGAAAATATCCGCGAGGGGCTGACGGCCATTATTTCGGTGAAGGTGCCCGACCCCGAATTTGAGGGTCAGACTAAAACGAAGCTAGGCAACACCGAGGTGCGGGGCATTGTCGATTCTCTAGTGGGTGAAGCCCTAACTGAGTATCTCGACTTCCATCCCAATGTGGCCGACGCCATCTTAGAGAAGGCCATTCAAGCCTTTAATGCCGCCGAGGCCGCTCGCCGAGCCAGGGAACTGGTGCGCCGTAAGTCGGTGCTAGAGTCGTCTACTCTACCGGGCAAACTGGCCGACTGTAGTAGCCGTGACCCCAGCGAGTCGGAAATCTTTATTGTGGAAGGCGACTCAGCCGGTGGTAGTGCAAAGCAGGGACGCGATCGCCGCTTCCAGGCCATTCTGCCGCTGCGGGGCAAAATTCTCAACATTGAGAAAACCGAAGACTCTAAGATTTACAAAAATACTGAAATCCAGGCGCTGATTACCGCCTTGGGCATGGGCATTCGCGGCGAGGAGTTTGACTCATCGCAGCTGCGCTATCACCGCATCTGCCTGATGACCGACGCCGACGTGGATGGAGCCCACATTCGCACCCTGCTGCTAACGTTCTTTTACCGCTACCAGCGCGACCTGGTCGACCAGGGTTACATTTACATCGCCTGCCCACCCCTTTACAAGGTGGAGCGGGGTCGCAACCACTGGTACTGCTATAACGAGCGCGAGCTGCAGAACTTAATTACCAACGAGTTTCCGGCCAACGCCAACTACACGGTGCAGCGGTTCAAGGGTTTGGGAGAAATGATGCCCCAGCAGCTGTGGGAAACCACCATGGACCCTACCACCCGCACTATGAAGCGGGTGGAGATCGAAGACGCCGCCGAGGCCGATCGCATCTTTACGATCCTGATGGGCGATCGCGTCGCTCCCCGTCGCGAGTTCATTGAAACCTATGGCTCCCGCATGAAGCTAGAAGACCTGGATATCTAG
- the miaA gene encoding tRNA (adenosine(37)-N6)-dimethylallyltransferase MiaA: MQSPKFPQLESSFQETENNSSIVPFLWVIGGATATGKSSLAIALAQRLQGCILSADSRQVYREFDIGTAKPSAFDRRQIPHYLMDICDPTETLTLAQYQRQAQDLIHTFHQTGAVPMLVGGTGLYIDAVVKGLHIPPVAPQPALRQQLEALGQPHCYALLKSLDAAAAQRIHPNDPVRTVRALEVFYVTGQPMSTLQGEAPPAYPVLYLALDCDSLSLERRIAQRTQAMIEAGFVDEVTHLLEKYGPELPLLQTLGYGEMLRYVQGDVSLAIAQADIVQHTRQFAKRQRTWFRNRATVQWFDADAKDLVEQVWDWFKERRDSYPLPLN, encoded by the coding sequence ATGCAATCACCTAAATTTCCCCAGCTAGAATCGTCGTTCCAGGAGACGGAGAATAATAGTTCAATTGTACCATTTTTATGGGTGATTGGCGGCGCTACGGCAACGGGCAAATCGTCTTTAGCAATCGCCCTAGCCCAGCGCCTTCAAGGGTGCATTCTCAGCGCCGACTCCCGACAAGTATATCGAGAGTTTGATATTGGGACGGCAAAACCTTCGGCATTCGATCGGCGGCAAATTCCCCACTACCTGATGGACATCTGTGACCCGACCGAAACCCTCACCCTAGCCCAGTACCAGCGCCAGGCTCAAGATTTAATTCACACCTTTCACCAGACGGGTGCTGTGCCCATGCTGGTGGGTGGTACAGGGCTTTACATAGATGCGGTGGTGAAAGGATTACATATTCCGCCCGTGGCTCCCCAACCCGCCCTGCGCCAGCAGTTAGAGGCCCTGGGGCAGCCCCACTGCTATGCCCTACTCAAAAGCCTGGATGCAGCTGCGGCCCAACGCATTCATCCCAACGATCCGGTGCGTACGGTGCGCGCTCTGGAGGTGTTCTATGTCACTGGCCAGCCTATGTCGACTCTTCAAGGAGAAGCGCCTCCGGCGTATCCGGTGCTTTACCTGGCCCTCGACTGTGATTCCCTCTCGTTGGAACGCCGCATTGCTCAGCGCACCCAGGCAATGATTGAGGCGGGATTTGTGGATGAGGTGACACATCTGCTGGAAAAATACGGCCCGGAGCTGCCCCTGCTGCAAACCCTGGGCTACGGCGAAATGCTGCGCTACGTGCAAGGGGATGTTTCTTTGGCGATCGCCCAGGCCGACATCGTGCAGCACACCCGTCAGTTCGCCAAACGCCAGCGCACCTGGTTTCGCAACCGAGCCACAGTGCAGTGGTTTGATGCCGATGCCAAAGATTTGGTAGAGCAAGTGTGGGATTGGTTCAAAGAGCGCAGGGATAGCTATCCGTTGCCCTTGAATTAG
- a CDS encoding BMC domain-containing protein, translating into MQPDGKLASPLDLKSGTPKRLTLATPAPGQKEAQQRDKYRGAALGMVSTESFPAVVGTADAMLKAADVLLVGYEKTGGGHCTAIVRGGISDVRMAVEAGIKTAQDFGQFVSSTLIPRPLPNLEAVLPICARWDELRGESGGKMGSQAIGLLETRGFPAMVGAADAMTKSADVQLMSHETIGEGLCTILIRGSLPNVAIAIEAGMHEAERIGELHAVMVIPRPLDDLVESLPVMEMEQEQPEPLRIPLNLEVKQEETEAEPVLIEAVTEEVTPIALELTVDEQELADEEL; encoded by the coding sequence ATGCAACCCGACGGCAAACTAGCCTCGCCCCTTGACCTCAAGTCTGGCACGCCCAAGCGGTTGACCCTGGCGACCCCTGCGCCAGGTCAAAAAGAAGCCCAGCAGCGCGACAAGTATCGCGGCGCGGCCTTGGGTATGGTGTCAACGGAGAGCTTCCCGGCGGTGGTTGGTACAGCCGACGCCATGCTAAAGGCCGCCGATGTTCTGCTGGTGGGCTATGAAAAGACCGGCGGTGGGCACTGCACTGCGATCGTGCGGGGGGGCATTTCCGACGTGCGCATGGCGGTAGAGGCTGGGATTAAAACCGCCCAAGATTTTGGTCAGTTTGTCTCTTCAACGCTGATTCCGCGCCCGTTACCCAACCTGGAAGCAGTGTTGCCTATCTGCGCCCGTTGGGACGAGTTGCGGGGCGAGAGCGGCGGCAAGATGGGCAGTCAGGCTATTGGCCTGCTGGAGACCCGTGGCTTTCCGGCAATGGTGGGAGCCGCTGATGCTATGACCAAGTCTGCCGATGTGCAGCTGATGTCCCACGAGACGATTGGCGAAGGCCTTTGCACCATTTTGATTCGGGGGTCGCTGCCCAACGTGGCGATCGCGATCGAAGCCGGCATGCACGAAGCCGAGCGCATCGGCGAACTCCACGCCGTCATGGTCATTCCCCGCCCCCTCGATGATCTGGTTGAATCGCTGCCCGTCATGGAAATGGAGCAGGAGCAGCCCGAACCCCTTCGCATTCCCCTTAACCTGGAGGTTAAACAGGAGGAGACCGAAGCCGAGCCTGTGCTGATTGAAGCGGTGACGGAAGAGGTCACACCCATTGCCCTAGAACTGACCGTAGACGAGCAAGAGCTAGCCGATGAAGAGCTTTAG
- a CDS encoding ribulose bisphosphate carboxylase small subunit: protein MAIRTPAASPTQAWGSQQSSGSSARVHGLAQVQGQVLVEPGAVLAAGSVVRADPGAAVRLGAASTLQEGATVYGRAQGQVLGDDRSPWAVWVGDRAILTHKVLVQSPVYIGADCFIGFRSTLFNARLGAGCVVMMHALVQDVDVPPGKLIPSGSVITQQQQADALRDVGPIDIALIRELAGTPGHAPPLGGSASTASLHTTAHSNERDGLGTMNSQLLPPDVVQQVRQYLAQGFTIGTEHADSRRYRSGVWQTCSPVQSQRESEVLAAIENCLSQHPGEYVRMFGIDPRAKQRVAPITIQRADGKSVANSGSAPSHSSYSSPSNNGGHRPAPAAASGPLSPEVVQQVRQYLSQGYRIGTEHADSRRYSSNVWQTCSPIQSSREGEVFGALERCLAEHSGEYVRLFGIDPKAKSRVAPITIQRPDGKSAAASSRSGGSSSSSYASAPSPSGGSQVGGDVAQQVRQWLSQGYHVGAEHADARHYNSNVWHSCKTITSNREGEVLGAINACVAEHPNEYVRVFGIDPRAKRRVAAVTVQRPGSKSAPSAPSPSYSSSSAPTSNGAAPMGGLPQEVVQQVQRLFNQGYRLSVEHADVRRYRSGAWQNAGILEGSRASDVLNALESQLRNHSGQYVRLVGIDPKVKKRVHEATIQRP, encoded by the coding sequence ATGGCGATCCGCACACCAGCGGCATCTCCGACTCAGGCATGGGGTTCGCAGCAGTCATCTGGGTCGTCGGCTCGGGTGCATGGGTTAGCCCAGGTGCAGGGCCAGGTTCTTGTCGAGCCTGGAGCAGTTTTGGCTGCTGGCTCGGTAGTTCGGGCCGACCCTGGTGCCGCCGTGCGGCTCGGTGCCGCTAGCACCCTGCAGGAGGGAGCCACAGTATATGGTCGTGCCCAGGGACAGGTGCTGGGGGACGATCGCAGCCCCTGGGCGGTCTGGGTAGGCGATCGCGCTATCCTCACCCACAAAGTGCTGGTGCAGAGTCCGGTCTACATTGGTGCCGACTGCTTTATTGGCTTTCGCTCAACTCTTTTCAATGCTCGATTGGGAGCCGGGTGCGTCGTTATGATGCACGCCCTGGTGCAGGACGTGGACGTGCCGCCCGGCAAGCTGATTCCTTCGGGGTCAGTAATTACCCAGCAGCAGCAGGCCGATGCCCTCCGCGACGTTGGCCCCATTGATATTGCCCTAATTAGGGAACTTGCAGGAACGCCCGGCCATGCGCCCCCCCTGGGTGGGTCAGCTAGCACAGCGTCTCTACATACCACAGCACACTCAAACGAACGCGATGGATTAGGCACTATGAATTCTCAACTGCTACCCCCCGACGTTGTCCAGCAGGTTCGTCAGTACCTGGCCCAGGGCTTCACCATTGGTACCGAGCACGCCGACTCTCGCCGCTATCGCAGTGGCGTTTGGCAGACCTGCAGCCCAGTTCAGTCCCAGCGAGAGTCTGAGGTACTGGCTGCGATCGAAAACTGTCTGTCCCAGCACCCAGGCGAGTACGTGCGCATGTTCGGGATCGATCCGAGGGCAAAGCAGCGGGTCGCCCCCATCACCATTCAGCGAGCCGATGGCAAATCTGTCGCCAACAGCGGCTCAGCGCCTTCTCATTCGAGTTATTCCAGCCCTTCCAACAACGGTGGCCATCGTCCGGCCCCAGCCGCGGCCAGCGGCCCCCTGTCGCCTGAGGTGGTGCAGCAGGTGCGTCAGTACCTCAGTCAGGGCTACCGGATTGGCACCGAGCATGCCGACTCTCGCCGCTACAGCAGCAACGTGTGGCAGACCTGCTCTCCCATTCAGTCATCCCGCGAGGGTGAGGTTTTTGGTGCCCTCGAGCGCTGTTTGGCTGAGCATTCGGGCGAATATGTGCGCCTGTTTGGCATTGACCCCAAGGCGAAGAGCCGCGTTGCCCCCATCACCATCCAGCGCCCCGACGGCAAATCCGCGGCGGCTAGTTCGCGATCGGGTGGTTCTTCCAGCAGCTCCTATGCCTCGGCCCCTAGCCCCAGCGGCGGTTCTCAAGTTGGCGGTGATGTCGCTCAGCAGGTGCGCCAGTGGCTCAGCCAGGGCTACCACGTGGGGGCGGAGCATGCAGATGCGCGCCACTACAACAGCAATGTTTGGCATTCCTGCAAGACCATTACTAGCAACCGCGAGGGAGAAGTCCTGGGCGCTATCAATGCCTGTGTAGCTGAGCACCCCAACGAGTACGTGCGGGTATTTGGCATTGACCCCAGAGCCAAGCGGCGGGTGGCCGCGGTTACTGTGCAGCGTCCGGGCTCGAAGTCGGCCCCATCGGCCCCATCGCCCTCCTACTCAAGTTCCAGTGCTCCGACCAGCAATGGAGCAGCTCCCATGGGCGGTCTTCCCCAGGAGGTTGTGCAGCAGGTGCAGCGGCTCTTCAACCAGGGCTATCGCCTCAGCGTTGAGCATGCTGATGTGCGCCGCTACCGCAGCGGTGCTTGGCAAAACGCCGGCATTCTAGAGGGAAGTCGGGCCTCGGATGTACTCAACGCCCTAGAGTCGCAATTGCGCAACCACTCTGGCCAATACGTACGCCTGGTGGGCATCGATCCGAAGGTGAAAAAACGAGTGCATGAAGCCACTATCCAGCGACCCTAG
- a CDS encoding EutN/CcmL family microcompartment protein, giving the protein MLLAKVRGTVVSTCKEPSLSGTKFLLVQLISETGDLLPDYTVAADVVGAGPGEWVLITQGSGARQQRGYENRPVDAAVVAIVDTVSLDSGNLYNKRDDFS; this is encoded by the coding sequence ATGCTCTTGGCTAAGGTTCGTGGCACGGTAGTTAGCACCTGCAAGGAGCCTAGCTTGAGTGGCACAAAGTTTTTACTAGTGCAACTCATTAGCGAAACCGGCGACTTACTGCCTGACTATACAGTGGCCGCCGATGTGGTAGGGGCTGGCCCCGGCGAATGGGTGTTGATTACCCAGGGCAGCGGGGCCCGCCAGCAGCGCGGCTACGAAAATCGTCCTGTGGATGCGGCGGTGGTTGCCATTGTTGATACTGTAAGTCTCGACAGCGGCAATCTCTACAACAAGCGAGATGATTTTAGCTAG
- a CDS encoding carbon dioxide-concentrating mechanism protein CcmK, which produces MAIAVGMVETLGFPAVVEAADAMVKAARVTLVGYEKIGSGRVTVIIRGDVSEVQASVAAGIENVKRVNGGQVLSTHIIARPHENLEFVLPIRYTEAVEQFRESVSGIRPYGR; this is translated from the coding sequence ATGGCAATTGCAGTTGGTATGGTCGAGACGTTGGGCTTCCCCGCTGTGGTGGAAGCTGCCGACGCGATGGTAAAGGCGGCCCGGGTTACCCTAGTGGGCTATGAGAAAATTGGCAGCGGCCGCGTTACCGTGATCATTCGCGGCGACGTGTCTGAGGTACAGGCCTCGGTCGCCGCTGGTATTGAGAACGTGAAGCGGGTCAATGGCGGCCAGGTGCTGTCTACTCACATCATCGCTCGTCCCCACGAAAACCTGGAATTCGTTCTGCCCATTCGCTACACCGAAGCGGTAGAGCAGTTTAGAGAGAGCGTCAGCGGCATTCGCCCCTACGGCAGATAA
- a CDS encoding carbon dioxide-concentrating mechanism protein CcmK, translating to MPIAVGMIETLGFPAVVEAADAMVKAARVTLVGYEKIGSGRVTVIVRGDVSEVQASVAAGVENVKRVNGGEVLSTHIIARPHENLEFVLPIRYTEAVEQFRS from the coding sequence ATGCCGATTGCTGTGGGAATGATTGAGACGCTGGGTTTTCCGGCTGTGGTAGAAGCCGCTGACGCAATGGTAAAAGCGGCCCGGGTTACCCTGGTGGGCTACGAAAAAATTGGTAGCGGCCGTGTCACTGTGATTGTGCGGGGCGACGTGTCTGAGGTACAGGCCTCGGTAGCCGCTGGTGTTGAAAATGTGAAGCGAGTCAATGGCGGCGAAGTTCTATCGACTCACATCATTGCTCGGCCCCACGAAAACCTGGAATTCGTTCTGCCCATTCGCTACACCGAAGCGGTAGAGCAGTTTCGCAGCTAG